Proteins from a single region of Bombus vancouverensis nearcticus chromosome 5, iyBomVanc1_principal, whole genome shotgun sequence:
- the LOC117158642 gene encoding uncharacterized protein LOC117158642 isoform X1, whose amino-acid sequence MAEISNSTVFTNDASSTGASDLLQQAFQQVVDDDDHDNEFVAFLQNDDNDSQTIHLTPEQAVALGLTFEVNSNEEVIYQQEQDNTTSNIPENVSGKDNINVQDQNSLSSQESITIDQLNYQPEEVQKSNDTELIKTECIDFQEWHMQKVSHTEQLQDQIIENNISLEEISLSSQNHEAQQIIEHQNNIIQQSSGTQTIVLEQPKVHGIKADVTHVKNIHENNLQYTIEENIAQNQHNTIPNTQAQILQKLPVILPSSQFIIKPAQTILKPAKNIRLLQNSNKLSNTTVNSINAVHSLNTNSNANSVLLSKATILNNLSPQIIKATPITAQLLNTSGISAQLLNTQLLTSACEIQNQSIGTPHISNTTVNTTSGATQNIVTPQIRLSPIVKTSQSLQRGNVQQLLTPVLKGASTVLPKTNHILNNTSVTTAIPAQFLKSVQIPPQLLKTRAAIGKKTTGTIGTSKTAPNPDTPVLLRTASIVKAQDLKTVTTNSASILKSTQISSTPISILKPQAKIAFNNTTKQNVTIATQNVASISNNSQNNSQKTPITQQSSTFESAKSVQSEATKQKLNLAVNGANLKVNKKAKGTVKSTTIVNESTDTSKPLGSSENPIQIVQQGQTFHRYTNNIRIIIHTMQYTYQVLSFNNNNIYSSIQRLTPTQLKQIAHVLQQRSQEAATSNERVVYRVVFPEELDLQIRNPGNILKNRGGKRGRPKKSAIRPSLLPSKPPPIPDEEQEELKDERKKVVARTRSGRLSRPPRHMVRDYKHLHHSDFLQPDLDDSDGGYSDYNTNNDKLEEEESPKELLTGLEVPKRKISDHFRCPTCNKIYLGRTRMARHFEMHPDHGSPEQLPPPTPEPELKQNGGQDPLKRKGKKRGPWAYVTPEAKSERRQIKLREAISVCEDLEIIKIAAKPVLNAQSLFDLLVLKSENNVRNFLGELKQLMDKIREKTKTMLTTINNDEETNKDLIDISEESLCDALGLNPGLYKINNEALKKVDTSICTTYENEEPPLKRQKTDNSEDGKENMEERMSSGFSESSDLSVSDFLSERRGDSVTNPTCPEVLSALTLMRRNPSPVNNAESNKSSNVSKLLISNPEIQNQISDNPGFQKVDITSPKISSYQKTDSHKENFTKLGNSLGSSNFCNIEDNYDQSKIGHMEQAFIKLQPTEQGFVKLENGSMETYVKQDAQNFEKIQNGLNSMESGSQNFIKGFQKLVSKIIPMTVPDTNCVKTQSAPLDTNSCKIMPATSSCKISDNLPILQDTVPIISSNCDTGIFESSENLDISKIAQYDHIAHLDILNTSGVIDKNLLIDEKLVEQLHLVDQSNLVDELVSERLKNIMPDNILENNLISNNSNLDTDLDFEALSEEFNRNTRS is encoded by the exons ATGGCAGAAATTTCGAATTCCACTGTGTTTACAAACGATGCATCTTCTACTGGTGCTTCCGATCTTCTTCAACAAGCGTTCCAGCAAGTTGTTGATGATGACGATCATGATAATGAGTTTGTCGCGTTTTTACAAAACGACGACAATGATTCTCAAACTATACACTTGACTCCAGAACAAGCGGTAGCCTTAGGACTAACCTTCGAGGTAAACTCGAATGAAGAGGTTATATATCAACAGGAACAAGATAACACCACTTCAAACATACCAGAGAATGTTTCTGGAAAAGATAACATTAATGTACAGGACCAAAATTCATTATCTTCTCAGGAATCTATAACAATCGATCAGTTAAATTATCAACCTGAGGAAGTACAAAAGTCCAATGATACTGAATTGATTAAAACAGAGTGCATTGATTTCCAAGAATGGCATATGCAAAAAGTTTCCCACACGGAACAACTTCAAGATCAAATAATCGAAAACAATATATCATTAGAAGAAATAAGTTTAAGTAGTCAAAATCATGAAGCTCAACAAATAATTGAACATCAGAATAATATAATTCAACAAAGTTCGGGTACACAGACAATAGTTCTAGAGCAGCCTAAAGTACATGGAATAAAAGCAGATGTTACacatgtaaaaaatattcatgAAAACAATTTGCAATATACtattgaagaaaatatagcACAAAATCAACATAATACAATACCCAATACCCAAGCGCAAATCTTACAGAAACTACCAGTGATTTTACCATCTTCACAATTTATCATAAAACCTGCACAAACTATATTGAAACCAGCTAAGAACATTAGATTACTTCAAAATTCAAACAAATTAAGTAACACAACTGTTAATTCCATTAATGCAGTACATTCACTTAATACTAATTCAAATGCTAATTCTGTATTACTTTCAAAGGCTACAATATTAAACAATTTGTCACCACAGATAATAAAAGCTACACCTATAACAGCTCAATTGTTAAATACTAGTGGTATATCTGCACAATTATTAAACACTCAGCTGTTAACTAGTGCTTGTGAAATACAGAACCAATCTATTGGTACACCACATATTTCAAATACCACTGTAAACACCACATCTGGAGCAACACAAAATATTGTTACTCCACAAATACGTTTGTCTCCAATTGTAAAAACATCACAATCTCTACAAAGGGGAAATGTTCAACAACTTTTAACTCCAGTGCTAAAAGGTGCATCGACTGTGCTTCCAAAAACTAATCATATTCTTAATAATACCAGCGTGACTACAGCTATTCCAGCACAATTTTTAAAATCAGTTCAAATCCCCCCTCAGTTACTTAAAACAAGAGCTGCAATTGGTAAGAAAACTACGGGAACAATTGGAACATCAAAAACTGCACCTAATCCTGATACACCAGTTTTGCTTCGGACAGCATCGATTGTTAAAGCTCAAGATTTAAAAACAGTAACAACAAATTCTGCATCTATTTTAAAATCAACCCAAATTTCTTCAACACCAATATCAATTTTAAAACCTCAAGCAAAAATTGCATTTAACAACACAACTAAGCAAAATGTTACTATTGCAACTCAAAACGTTGCCAGTATTTCAAACAATTCacaaaataattcacaaaaaacaCCTATAACACAACAAAGTAGTACATTTGAATCTGCTAAGTCAGTTCAAAGTGAAGCTACCAAACAAAAACTTAATCTTGCAGTAAATGGCGCAAATCTTAAAGTTAATAAAAAAGCTAAAGGTACTGTTAAATCTACAACAATAGTAAATGAATCTACAGATACATCTAAGCCATTAGGTTCTAGTGAAAACCCCATACAAATAGTTCAGCAAGGTCAAACGTTTCATAGGTATAcaaataatattagaataataatacatacaatGCAATATACTTATCAAGTTCTTTcatttaataacaataatatttattccaGTATACAACGCTTAACACCAACACAATTAAAACAAATTGCACACGTTCTGCAACAACGTAGTCAAGAAGCAGCTACATCAAATGAAAGAGTAGTATATAG GGTTGTATTTCCTGAAGAACTGGATTTACAAATTAGAAATCCaggaaatatattaaaaaatcgtGGTGGAAAAAGAGGTAGACCAAAAAAAAGTGCTATCAGACCTTCCTTACTTCCATCTAAACCACCACCAATTCCTGATGAAGAACAGGAAGAATTGAAG gatgaaagaaagaaagttgTAGCTAGAACACGATCTGGCAGACTTTCTCGACCTCCTAGACATATGGTTCGGGATTATAAACATTTGCACCATTCAGATTTTCTACAACCTGATTTAGATGATTCAGATGGTGGTTATAGCGATTATAACACCAATAATGATAAACTTGAGGAAGAAGAATCACCTAAAGAATTATTAACAGGGCTAGAAGTaccaaaaagaaaaatatcagaTCATTTTAGATGTCCtacatgtaataaaatatatttagggCGTACTCGTATGGCGAGACATTTTGAGATGCATCCTGACCATGGAAGTCCTGAACAACTACCTCCACCAACGCCTGAACCTGAATTAAAACAAAATGGGGGTCAAGATCCTTTaaaacgaaaaggaaaaaagcGAGGTCCTTGGGCTTATGTTACACCAGAGGCTAAGTCAGAAAGACGTCAAATAAAGTTACGCGAAGCAATTTCTGTATGTGAAGatcttgaaataataaaaatagctgCAAAACCGGTACTTAACGCACAATCATTATTTGATTTATTAGTACTAAAGTCCGAAAATAATGTAAGGAACTTTTTGGGTGAGTTAAAACAATTAATGGATAAAATACGAGAAAAAACTAAAACAATGTTGACTACTATAAATAATGATGAAGAAACAAACAAAGATTTGATTGATATCAGTGAAGAATCACTTTGTGATGCTTTAGGTCTCAATCCAGGTTTATATAAGATTAATAATGAAGCTCTAAAAAAGGTTGATACTTCTATTTGTACTACCTATGAGAATGAAGAGCCACCCCTTAAACGTCAGAAAACAGATAATTCTGAAGATGGTAAAGAAAATATGGAAGAACGAATGTCTAGCGGATTTTCTGAAAGTTCAGATCTCAGTGTCTCAGACTTTTTAAGTGAAAGAAGAGGTGACTCTGTGACAAATCCTACTTGCCCAGAAGTGTTATCAGCTTTAACATTAATGCGAAGAAATCCTAGTCCTGTGAATAATGCAGAAAGTAACAAATCTAGCAATGTATCGAAACTTTTAATATCAAATCCAGAGATTCAGAATCAAATTTCAGATAATCCTGGATTCCAAAAAGTGGATATCACTTCGCCAAAAATTTCAAGTTATCAAAAAACGGATTCTCATAAAGAGAATTTTACTAAATTAGGGAACAGTTTAGGGTCGTCAAACTTTTGTAACATTGAAGATAATTATGACCAATCTAAAATAGGACATATGGAACAGGCTTTCATAAAATTACAACCAACAGAACAGGGCTTTGTCAAATTAGAAAATGGATCTATGGAAACTTATGTAAAACAAGATGCTCAGAACTTTGAGAAAATACAAAATGGTTTGAATAGCATGGAGAGTGGATCTCAGAACTTTATTAAAGGATTCCAAAAACTAGTTTCTAAAATAATTCCTATGACTGTACCGGATACAAATTGTGTTAAAACACAATCTGCACCATTAGACACAAATTCTTGCAAAATAATGCCTGCTACTTCCAGTTGTAAGATTTCAGATAACCTACCTATACTTCAAGATACAGTACCAATAATTTCTAGTAATTGTGATACTGGTATATTTGAAAGTTCAGAAAATTTAGATATATCAAAA
- the LOC117158642 gene encoding uncharacterized protein LOC117158642 isoform X2: MAEISNSTVFTNDASSTGASDLLQQAFQQVVDDDDHDNEFVAFLQNDDNDSQTIHLTPEQAVALGLTFEVNSNEEVIYQQEQDNTTSNIPENVSGKDNINVQDQNSLSSQESITIDQLNYQPEEVQKSNDTELIKTECIDFQEWHMQKVSHTEQLQDQIIENNISLEEISLSSQNHEAQQIIEHQNNIIQQSSGTQTIVLEQPKVHGIKADVTHVKNIHENNLQYTIEENIAQNQHNTIPNTQAQILQKLPVILPSSQFIIKPAQTILKPAKNIRLLQNSNKLSNTTVNSINAVHSLNTNSNANSVLLSKATILNNLSPQIIKATPITAQLLNTSGISAQLLNTQLLTSACEIQNQSIGTPHISNTTVNTTSGATQNIVTPQIRLSPIVKTSQSLQRGNVQQLLTPVLKGASTVLPKTNHILNNTSVTTAIPAQFLKSVQIPPQLLKTRAAIGKKTTGTIGTSKTAPNPDTPVLLRTASIVKAQDLKTVTTNSASILKSTQISSTPISILKPQAKIAFNNTTKQNVTIATQNVASISNNSQNNSQKTPITQQSSTFESAKSVQSEATKQKLNLAVNGANLKVNKKAKGTVKSTTIVNESTDTSKPLGSSENPIQIVQQGQTFHSIQRLTPTQLKQIAHVLQQRSQEAATSNERVVYRVVFPEELDLQIRNPGNILKNRGGKRGRPKKSAIRPSLLPSKPPPIPDEEQEELKDERKKVVARTRSGRLSRPPRHMVRDYKHLHHSDFLQPDLDDSDGGYSDYNTNNDKLEEEESPKELLTGLEVPKRKISDHFRCPTCNKIYLGRTRMARHFEMHPDHGSPEQLPPPTPEPELKQNGGQDPLKRKGKKRGPWAYVTPEAKSERRQIKLREAISVCEDLEIIKIAAKPVLNAQSLFDLLVLKSENNVRNFLGELKQLMDKIREKTKTMLTTINNDEETNKDLIDISEESLCDALGLNPGLYKINNEALKKVDTSICTTYENEEPPLKRQKTDNSEDGKENMEERMSSGFSESSDLSVSDFLSERRGDSVTNPTCPEVLSALTLMRRNPSPVNNAESNKSSNVSKLLISNPEIQNQISDNPGFQKVDITSPKISSYQKTDSHKENFTKLGNSLGSSNFCNIEDNYDQSKIGHMEQAFIKLQPTEQGFVKLENGSMETYVKQDAQNFEKIQNGLNSMESGSQNFIKGFQKLVSKIIPMTVPDTNCVKTQSAPLDTNSCKIMPATSSCKISDNLPILQDTVPIISSNCDTGIFESSENLDISKIAQYDHIAHLDILNTSGVIDKNLLIDEKLVEQLHLVDQSNLVDELVSERLKNIMPDNILENNLISNNSNLDTDLDFEALSEEFNRNTRS, from the exons ATGGCAGAAATTTCGAATTCCACTGTGTTTACAAACGATGCATCTTCTACTGGTGCTTCCGATCTTCTTCAACAAGCGTTCCAGCAAGTTGTTGATGATGACGATCATGATAATGAGTTTGTCGCGTTTTTACAAAACGACGACAATGATTCTCAAACTATACACTTGACTCCAGAACAAGCGGTAGCCTTAGGACTAACCTTCGAGGTAAACTCGAATGAAGAGGTTATATATCAACAGGAACAAGATAACACCACTTCAAACATACCAGAGAATGTTTCTGGAAAAGATAACATTAATGTACAGGACCAAAATTCATTATCTTCTCAGGAATCTATAACAATCGATCAGTTAAATTATCAACCTGAGGAAGTACAAAAGTCCAATGATACTGAATTGATTAAAACAGAGTGCATTGATTTCCAAGAATGGCATATGCAAAAAGTTTCCCACACGGAACAACTTCAAGATCAAATAATCGAAAACAATATATCATTAGAAGAAATAAGTTTAAGTAGTCAAAATCATGAAGCTCAACAAATAATTGAACATCAGAATAATATAATTCAACAAAGTTCGGGTACACAGACAATAGTTCTAGAGCAGCCTAAAGTACATGGAATAAAAGCAGATGTTACacatgtaaaaaatattcatgAAAACAATTTGCAATATACtattgaagaaaatatagcACAAAATCAACATAATACAATACCCAATACCCAAGCGCAAATCTTACAGAAACTACCAGTGATTTTACCATCTTCACAATTTATCATAAAACCTGCACAAACTATATTGAAACCAGCTAAGAACATTAGATTACTTCAAAATTCAAACAAATTAAGTAACACAACTGTTAATTCCATTAATGCAGTACATTCACTTAATACTAATTCAAATGCTAATTCTGTATTACTTTCAAAGGCTACAATATTAAACAATTTGTCACCACAGATAATAAAAGCTACACCTATAACAGCTCAATTGTTAAATACTAGTGGTATATCTGCACAATTATTAAACACTCAGCTGTTAACTAGTGCTTGTGAAATACAGAACCAATCTATTGGTACACCACATATTTCAAATACCACTGTAAACACCACATCTGGAGCAACACAAAATATTGTTACTCCACAAATACGTTTGTCTCCAATTGTAAAAACATCACAATCTCTACAAAGGGGAAATGTTCAACAACTTTTAACTCCAGTGCTAAAAGGTGCATCGACTGTGCTTCCAAAAACTAATCATATTCTTAATAATACCAGCGTGACTACAGCTATTCCAGCACAATTTTTAAAATCAGTTCAAATCCCCCCTCAGTTACTTAAAACAAGAGCTGCAATTGGTAAGAAAACTACGGGAACAATTGGAACATCAAAAACTGCACCTAATCCTGATACACCAGTTTTGCTTCGGACAGCATCGATTGTTAAAGCTCAAGATTTAAAAACAGTAACAACAAATTCTGCATCTATTTTAAAATCAACCCAAATTTCTTCAACACCAATATCAATTTTAAAACCTCAAGCAAAAATTGCATTTAACAACACAACTAAGCAAAATGTTACTATTGCAACTCAAAACGTTGCCAGTATTTCAAACAATTCacaaaataattcacaaaaaacaCCTATAACACAACAAAGTAGTACATTTGAATCTGCTAAGTCAGTTCAAAGTGAAGCTACCAAACAAAAACTTAATCTTGCAGTAAATGGCGCAAATCTTAAAGTTAATAAAAAAGCTAAAGGTACTGTTAAATCTACAACAATAGTAAATGAATCTACAGATACATCTAAGCCATTAGGTTCTAGTGAAAACCCCATACAAATAGTTCAGCAAGGTCAAACGTTTCATAG TATACAACGCTTAACACCAACACAATTAAAACAAATTGCACACGTTCTGCAACAACGTAGTCAAGAAGCAGCTACATCAAATGAAAGAGTAGTATATAG GGTTGTATTTCCTGAAGAACTGGATTTACAAATTAGAAATCCaggaaatatattaaaaaatcgtGGTGGAAAAAGAGGTAGACCAAAAAAAAGTGCTATCAGACCTTCCTTACTTCCATCTAAACCACCACCAATTCCTGATGAAGAACAGGAAGAATTGAAG gatgaaagaaagaaagttgTAGCTAGAACACGATCTGGCAGACTTTCTCGACCTCCTAGACATATGGTTCGGGATTATAAACATTTGCACCATTCAGATTTTCTACAACCTGATTTAGATGATTCAGATGGTGGTTATAGCGATTATAACACCAATAATGATAAACTTGAGGAAGAAGAATCACCTAAAGAATTATTAACAGGGCTAGAAGTaccaaaaagaaaaatatcagaTCATTTTAGATGTCCtacatgtaataaaatatatttagggCGTACTCGTATGGCGAGACATTTTGAGATGCATCCTGACCATGGAAGTCCTGAACAACTACCTCCACCAACGCCTGAACCTGAATTAAAACAAAATGGGGGTCAAGATCCTTTaaaacgaaaaggaaaaaagcGAGGTCCTTGGGCTTATGTTACACCAGAGGCTAAGTCAGAAAGACGTCAAATAAAGTTACGCGAAGCAATTTCTGTATGTGAAGatcttgaaataataaaaatagctgCAAAACCGGTACTTAACGCACAATCATTATTTGATTTATTAGTACTAAAGTCCGAAAATAATGTAAGGAACTTTTTGGGTGAGTTAAAACAATTAATGGATAAAATACGAGAAAAAACTAAAACAATGTTGACTACTATAAATAATGATGAAGAAACAAACAAAGATTTGATTGATATCAGTGAAGAATCACTTTGTGATGCTTTAGGTCTCAATCCAGGTTTATATAAGATTAATAATGAAGCTCTAAAAAAGGTTGATACTTCTATTTGTACTACCTATGAGAATGAAGAGCCACCCCTTAAACGTCAGAAAACAGATAATTCTGAAGATGGTAAAGAAAATATGGAAGAACGAATGTCTAGCGGATTTTCTGAAAGTTCAGATCTCAGTGTCTCAGACTTTTTAAGTGAAAGAAGAGGTGACTCTGTGACAAATCCTACTTGCCCAGAAGTGTTATCAGCTTTAACATTAATGCGAAGAAATCCTAGTCCTGTGAATAATGCAGAAAGTAACAAATCTAGCAATGTATCGAAACTTTTAATATCAAATCCAGAGATTCAGAATCAAATTTCAGATAATCCTGGATTCCAAAAAGTGGATATCACTTCGCCAAAAATTTCAAGTTATCAAAAAACGGATTCTCATAAAGAGAATTTTACTAAATTAGGGAACAGTTTAGGGTCGTCAAACTTTTGTAACATTGAAGATAATTATGACCAATCTAAAATAGGACATATGGAACAGGCTTTCATAAAATTACAACCAACAGAACAGGGCTTTGTCAAATTAGAAAATGGATCTATGGAAACTTATGTAAAACAAGATGCTCAGAACTTTGAGAAAATACAAAATGGTTTGAATAGCATGGAGAGTGGATCTCAGAACTTTATTAAAGGATTCCAAAAACTAGTTTCTAAAATAATTCCTATGACTGTACCGGATACAAATTGTGTTAAAACACAATCTGCACCATTAGACACAAATTCTTGCAAAATAATGCCTGCTACTTCCAGTTGTAAGATTTCAGATAACCTACCTATACTTCAAGATACAGTACCAATAATTTCTAGTAATTGTGATACTGGTATATTTGAAAGTTCAGAAAATTTAGATATATCAAAA